A single Mercenaria mercenaria strain notata chromosome 9, MADL_Memer_1, whole genome shotgun sequence DNA region contains:
- the LOC123546628 gene encoding uncharacterized protein LOC123546628 yields MATQTLSRIPPIAGDKARMSQQEDSFSPSKQTQSPVYIPPNEFRMKLLKRILSVDGTIDNKALHKLQKSSSERTLQANILFQNGDVGTLISFDRLSDDSEKKDSETKEDSEQGLPSLKPEETEKQNRPKDGVKRERPLKLPPIMLPPVYTLTPRPLILRDYSGPPLLPPPTREEDWEDLEDCRYLRPAKKQFKTTNDGKSFLLSNGGSG; encoded by the coding sequence ATGGCAACCCAAACGTTATCTCGCATACCGCCGATAGCGGGAGATAAGGCACGGATGTCGCAACAAGAAGACAGCTTTTCGCCGAGCAAACAGACTCAGTCCCCAGTGTATATTCCTCCAAATGAGTTCAGAATGAAGCTCCTAAAGAGGATATTATCTGTGGATGGAACTATTGACAATAAGGCATTGCACAAGCTTCAGAAATCTTCTAGTGAAAGAACACTACAGGCGAACATTCTGTTTCAAAACGGTGATGTCGGGACATTGATTTCATTCGACCGACTTTCGGATGATAGCGAAAAGAAAGATAGTGAAACTAAGGAAGATTCTGAACAAGGACTTCCAAGTTTGAAACCTGAAGAAACGGAAAAACAAAACCGGCCCAAGGACGGTGTGAAGCGGGAGCGGCCACTGAAATTGCCGCCAATAATGTTACCGCCTGTTTATACGCTGACACCGCGTCCCCTTATTTTGCGAGATTATTCCGGACCGCCTTTATTACCGCCTCCGACACGGGAAGAAGACTGGGAAGATCTAGAGGATTGTCGCTACTTGCGACCTgccaaaaaacaatttaaaacaacaaaCGACGGTAAAAGTTTTTTACTTTCGAACGGCGGAAGCGGATAG